From the Exiguobacterium aurantiacum genome, one window contains:
- a CDS encoding ABC transporter permease/substrate-binding protein, with product MLETFQNRRGELVEALIEHLQLSVVSLLIAVLIAVPLGIWLTRRKKVAETTIGVTAIIQTIPSLALLGLMIPLVGIGALPATIALVLYALLPILRNTFTGLNEVDKSLIEAARACGMKPNQSLMRVELPLALPVIMAGIRTAMVLIVGTATLAALVGAGGLGTLILLGINRNDNYLILLGAIPAAILALLFDFLLRQMEGATATRNKTKLIAVSTVLALIIAAPLAFGRTQQTDLVVAGKLGPEPEILMNMYKLLIEEETDLTVSVRPNFGETTFVWGALQSGDVDIYPEFTGTVLASLVKEAPNSNDAREVYEQARDALADDGYALLEPMQFNNTYAIAIPRDYAEEEGITSISDLRNVQSDIAAGFTLEFTDREDGYPGLQQAYGLDFPSVVSMEQKLRYRAIARGDVNLVDAYATDPDIAENNLLVLEDDQQFFPPYQGAPLLKQETLDEHPEIEDALNQLAGKITDEEMSELNRRVAYGNERAYDVAQDFLEQAGLL from the coding sequence ATGCTTGAGACATTCCAAAACCGACGGGGTGAACTCGTCGAGGCGCTCATCGAGCACTTGCAGCTCTCCGTCGTCTCCCTACTGATCGCGGTCTTGATAGCCGTCCCGCTCGGCATCTGGTTGACACGCCGCAAGAAAGTGGCCGAGACCACTATCGGTGTCACTGCCATCATTCAAACGATTCCTTCTTTGGCACTTCTCGGATTGATGATTCCACTCGTCGGGATTGGCGCCTTGCCGGCGACGATCGCCCTCGTATTATACGCCTTGTTACCAATTCTTCGGAACACGTTCACAGGTTTAAACGAAGTCGATAAATCACTCATCGAGGCGGCCCGGGCTTGTGGTATGAAGCCGAACCAAAGCTTGATGAGAGTCGAACTACCGCTCGCCTTACCGGTCATCATGGCCGGGATTCGAACGGCGATGGTGCTCATCGTCGGGACGGCAACGCTCGCCGCCCTCGTCGGAGCCGGTGGACTCGGGACGTTAATTCTACTCGGGATCAACCGAAACGATAATTACTTGATTTTGCTCGGCGCCATCCCGGCCGCCATCCTCGCCCTCTTGTTCGATTTCTTACTCCGACAGATGGAAGGAGCGACGGCAACACGCAACAAGACAAAATTGATCGCTGTCTCGACCGTCTTGGCACTCATCATCGCGGCACCGCTCGCGTTCGGTCGCACGCAACAGACCGACCTCGTCGTCGCCGGAAAACTCGGGCCTGAGCCGGAGATTTTGATGAACATGTATAAACTGTTGATTGAAGAAGAAACTGATTTGACCGTTTCCGTCCGTCCGAACTTCGGGGAGACGACGTTCGTCTGGGGCGCGCTCCAATCCGGCGATGTCGATATCTATCCAGAATTCACGGGGACGGTACTCGCCAGTCTCGTGAAAGAGGCACCGAACTCGAATGACGCCCGCGAAGTGTATGAACAGGCTCGCGATGCGTTGGCTGACGACGGCTATGCGTTGCTTGAGCCGATGCAGTTCAACAACACCTATGCCATCGCCATTCCGCGGGACTATGCCGAAGAGGAAGGTATCACGTCGATTTCTGATTTGCGGAACGTACAATCGGATATTGCAGCCGGCTTCACGCTCGAGTTCACGGACCGGGAAGACGGTTATCCGGGACTACAGCAAGCGTACGGCCTCGACTTCCCATCGGTCGTCTCGATGGAGCAAAAGCTCCGGTATCGCGCAATCGCCCGTGGTGACGTCAATCTCGTCGATGCTTACGCGACGGACCCGGACATCGCCGAAAACAATTTGCTCGTCCTTGAAGACGATCAACAGTTCTTCCCGCCTTATCAAGGGGCACCGTTGCTCAAGCAGGAAACATTAGACGAGCACCCTGAGATCGAAGACGCCCTTAATCAATTGGCCGGCAAAATTACAGATGAAGAGATGTCTGAATTGAACCGCCGCGTCGCGTATGGGAATGAGCGCGCTTATGACGTCGCACAAGACTTCTTGGAGCAGGCAGGTCTCCTATGA
- a CDS encoding 3D domain-containing protein has protein sequence MHSLKYMITILFAAVGTFAFVATADAAQIGIGTEQKIVQNPLELERQAIELERQQKIEREKRLAEEKRLAEEKRLAEEKRLAEEKAEREHAEREAKAKAERLAEEKRAAAEKAQQEEAKRQAAAKAEKKQQAASNATVTPVSTQGRVIQAESTAYTNDAADNGSYGGRVLTATGHDVTDSIYYNGMRIIAVDPSVIPLGTVVQIDGVGQAIALDTGGRIKGNIVDLLVDTKSEAINWGRRHITITLP, from the coding sequence ATGCATTCCTTAAAATATATGATCACGATTTTATTTGCCGCTGTCGGAACGTTCGCGTTTGTTGCGACTGCCGATGCCGCGCAAATTGGAATCGGGACCGAACAAAAAATTGTCCAAAACCCACTTGAATTAGAACGTCAAGCGATTGAGCTGGAGCGCCAACAAAAAATTGAGCGAGAGAAACGTCTTGCCGAAGAGAAGCGTCTCGCTGAAGAAAAACGTTTAGCCGAAGAGAAGCGATTGGCCGAAGAGAAAGCCGAGCGTGAACATGCGGAGCGTGAAGCAAAAGCGAAAGCAGAGCGATTAGCAGAAGAAAAACGTGCCGCTGCCGAGAAGGCACAACAAGAAGAAGCGAAACGTCAAGCTGCAGCGAAAGCCGAGAAGAAGCAACAAGCGGCGTCGAACGCGACCGTGACACCAGTCTCGACACAAGGACGTGTCATTCAAGCGGAGTCGACGGCGTATACGAACGATGCGGCTGACAACGGTTCTTACGGGGGACGCGTCTTGACGGCGACAGGCCATGACGTAACGGATTCGATTTATTATAACGGCATGCGCATCATCGCCGTCGACCCATCTGTCATCCCGCTCGGTACGGTCGTTCAAATCGATGGGGTCGGTCAAGCGATCGCACTCGATACCGGAGGACGCATTAAAGGGAACATCGTCGATTTACTCGTCGACACGAAGAGCGAGGCCATCAATTGGGGCCGACGCCATATCACAATCACATTGCCATAA
- a CDS encoding GDYXXLXY domain-containing protein, which yields MKRLTPWLVPIIQVVIAVGFILLVYAVSWFGETYTFKATSYEPYDPFFGDFVYLEYDSFEGKQDVESGTVYVSFKTGDDGYATIDRVSSRPFFGGTRANYYDRQVYIDDMSSYRVAEGETSAIEGAKTFEVDVDVAPWGMVRPHDLRSVEAETE from the coding sequence ATGAAACGATTAACGCCTTGGCTAGTGCCAATCATACAAGTAGTGATTGCTGTCGGTTTTATTCTGCTCGTCTACGCGGTCTCCTGGTTCGGAGAGACGTATACGTTCAAAGCGACGTCCTATGAGCCGTACGACCCGTTCTTTGGAGACTTTGTCTATTTGGAGTATGACTCGTTCGAAGGTAAACAAGATGTCGAATCGGGGACAGTATACGTCTCGTTCAAAACCGGGGATGACGGGTATGCGACCATCGATCGGGTCAGTTCAAGACCATTCTTCGGGGGCACGCGGGCCAACTATTACGACCGGCAAGTGTATATCGATGACATGAGTTCGTATCGGGTCGCCGAGGGAGAAACGTCGGCGATCGAAGGTGCGAAAACGTTCGAAGTGGACGTCGATGTCGCACCTTGGGGCATGGTGAGACCTCACGATTTACGCTCGGTAGAGGCTGAAACAGAATGA